DNA from Cyanobacteriota bacterium:
GACTTTGGGGTTGGCTGGCTTTCAGCAAGTATTTGGTGGCGGCAGTGGCTTGGAATATTACCGAGAGCCAGCATTTGGTTATTTGTTAGGATTTGTACCTGGTGCTTGGGTGTGTGGATGGCTGGCATTCCAGGCATCACCGAAAATAGAATTGTTGACGTTCAGTGGTTTTTGTGGACTGCTCACGATTCATAGCGTCGGTATGCTATACCTGACCCTAGGTTATGNCCTGCATTGGATTACTGATGCCATACCCCTGTGGGAGGCGCTGGTGAAATACTCAGTTAGTCCCTTTCCTGGGCACCTTGCTATTGTTTGCGCGATCGGCATATTTTCCTATGCACTGCGGAAGCTTATGTTTTACTAATCTGCTCCATGTCGCTCAAACAATTGTTGGTTACTAAGAATCTTTTATTTTGGATTACAGCAGTAGTGGCTGTTGCCGTAGATCAGATATCTAAGACAGTTGTGATTCACTACTTCCACCTCGGAGAAACGATTCCACTCTGGCCATCGGTGTTTCATCTGACTTATGTCACCAATACTGGTGCTGCCTTCAGTATTTTCAAGGGTGAAGTATGGCTACGTTGGCTCTCACTGGTCGTAAGCTTGGGATTGATGATATTAGGCTGGTTTGGGCCACGCCTCAACCGTTGGGAACAGGCAGGGTATGGCTTTATTTTGGGAGGCGCGATCGGCAATGGCATCGATCGCTTCGCTACAGGTGCCGTGATTGACTTTCTAGATGCCCGCATAATTAACTTTCCAGTATTTAACCTTGCTGATGTATCCATCAACATAGGGGTAGTCTGTATTCTCATAGCAGCCTTTTGGCGACCACGCCGCCCCAATAGCCCTGAGAGCTAGCCAAGTTAGAACTTACCACTCACCAGTGGCTCCACCCCCTGATGAACTGCCACCATCACGGTCAGAGCTAGAACTATAGCTGTCGTAGCTACTGCTGTCATAGCTACTGCTATAGCTGCTGTCGTAACTGCTGCTGTAGTTGCTATTGTCGGAACGAACCAGCCGAGGAGTTGACTGGGTATACGTGTTACTGTAACCGCAATAGTGACAGTGTTGCCGAATTTCCTCCTCACCCTCATAGTCATAGGTAGCATAGTGCAGGGTAGTCTGAGAGACTTTTAAGGTCTTGAAGTTACAGCTAGGACATTGCTTCCACGCACTTGAATCGGTTCCTCCATATCGCTTTACTTGGTTGTAGCCACAGCTAGGGCATACCCACACATCATAGTCCACCGATTGCAGAGACTCTTCTCGGCGCTGTCCAGCGTTTAAGTATTCATCCTCCAGTTGCTCAGACAGTCGAGTCATGGCCGTTTGGCATCGTGGACAACGCCGACCTCGGTAGCGCCAATACAATGTAGCTCCTGCAACACTGGTCAACAAGGTGACTCCAGCACCACCGATTATCCAAGCTGGGTTGAAGGATGTAACGCGACTAGTCTCAGATCCATCAAACTGGCTAGGGGTAACAGCAGTAGTATCCGCAGGAGCCAATTGCCGAACGATGGCGACTACACCTTGGTAGGTGCCACGGCTATAGTCGCCAGTTTTGAAGCTAGGGAGTATGTCATACTGAATCACACTCTGCATCACTGCGTCGTAGGCTCTGCCATAGCCACGACCTAGCTCAATGCGAACTTTGCGATCGCTAGGAGCGACTAACAGCAAAACCCCATCATTACGAGTACGATCGCCAATTTGCCAAGTATTGAAGATATTCGTTGCAAAGGACTCAATAGTTGGGTCACCAGTGCGATAGTGCTTAAACGAGTTGACAGTCAGCACCACCGCATGAACTCCTGTGTCAGCCCGGAACTTTTGCAGTGTAGTGCGAATAGCTGCTGCATCCTGGGGCTTGAGAA
Protein-coding regions in this window:
- a CDS encoding biotin transporter BioY, with the translated sequence MPTLPVELSWALIGLVLTITGTFVEAAIAMPLWAGYDVTVRAYGLGVTCQLSGVLLSSCMGGKHAGALSQVAYLTLGLAGFQQVFGGGSGLEYYREPAFGYLLGFVPGAWVCGWLAFQASPKIELLTFSGFCGLLTIHSVGMLYLTLGYXLHWITDAIPLWEALVKYSVSPFPGHLAIVCAIGIFSYALRKLMFY
- the lspA gene encoding signal peptidase II, producing MSLKQLLVTKNLLFWITAVVAVAVDQISKTVVIHYFHLGETIPLWPSVFHLTYVTNTGAAFSIFKGEVWLRWLSLVVSLGLMILGWFGPRLNRWEQAGYGFILGGAIGNGIDRFATGAVIDFLDARIINFPVFNLADVSINIGVVCILIAAFWRPRRPNSPES
- a CDS encoding TPM domain-containing protein → MFSLIRVRNYGLPLRHQWLRPWLLTIITALVVIILSLQATSLAQGKYPPFLDPHVNDYGKILKPQDAAAIRTTLQKFRADTGVHAVVLTVNSFKHYRTGDPTIESFATNIFNTWQIGDRTRNDGVLLLVAPSDRKVRIELGRGYGRAYDAVMQSVIQYDILPSFKTGDYSRGTYQGVVAIVRQLAPADTTAVTPSQFDGSETSRVTSFNPAWIIGGAGVTLLTSVAGATLYWRYRGRRCPRCQTAMTRLSEQLEDEYLNAGQRREESLQSVDYDVWVCPSCGYNQVKRYGGTDSSAWKQCPSCNFKTLKVSQTTLHYATYDYEGEEEIRQHCHYCGYSNTYTQSTPRLVRSDNSNYSSSYDSSYSSSYDSSSYDSYSSSSDRDGGSSSGGGATGEW